One Embleya scabrispora DNA segment encodes these proteins:
- a CDS encoding cytochrome P450: protein MPIPVGDPVAYPFNEAAGLELSARYARAQHADGLPRVRLPYGEPAWLVTRYADARLVLGDPRFSRAACTVRDEPREQPGRVTAGIGATDPPDHTRLRKLVAKAFTVQRMERLRPGIRALAEDLAQDLADSGPPADLVESFALPLPVAVICRLLGVPEADRPLFRAWSDDAVSSNAAEQVAASMRELSAYMVELIAEHRVRPADDLITELIEARDVEERLSEAELVEQCMGLLIAGHEATAMLIPNFVHLLLGRYGGLGWLRDEPDRIPAAVEELLRFVPLRTGALAARWATEDVEVGGMLVRAGEPVMVSVGAANRDARRFSAPDALDPGREGNRHMAFGHGVHHCVGAPLARLELQEALRALALRMPSLYPAGAVVWKSRSLVRGPHTMPVGW from the coding sequence ATGCCCATTCCCGTCGGCGACCCCGTCGCCTACCCCTTCAACGAAGCCGCCGGCCTGGAGTTGTCCGCGCGGTACGCCCGGGCCCAGCACGCCGACGGACTGCCGCGCGTGCGACTGCCCTACGGCGAACCCGCCTGGCTCGTCACGCGCTACGCGGATGCCAGACTGGTCCTGGGCGACCCGAGGTTCAGCCGCGCCGCTTGCACCGTGCGTGACGAGCCGCGCGAGCAACCGGGCCGGGTCACCGCGGGCATCGGTGCCACGGACCCGCCCGACCACACCCGGTTGCGCAAGCTGGTGGCCAAGGCGTTCACCGTGCAGCGGATGGAGCGGCTGCGCCCGGGCATCCGCGCCCTGGCCGAGGATTTGGCGCAGGACCTGGCGGACTCGGGCCCGCCCGCCGACCTCGTGGAGTCCTTCGCGCTCCCGCTTCCCGTCGCCGTGATCTGCCGACTGCTCGGGGTGCCCGAGGCGGACCGTCCGCTCTTTCGCGCCTGGAGCGACGACGCGGTGTCCAGCAACGCCGCCGAGCAGGTGGCGGCGAGCATGCGCGAGTTGAGCGCCTACATGGTCGAGTTGATCGCCGAACACCGCGTGCGACCCGCGGACGACCTGATCACCGAGTTGATCGAGGCCCGCGACGTCGAGGAGCGGCTCTCCGAGGCCGAGTTGGTCGAGCAGTGCATGGGGCTGCTGATCGCGGGCCACGAGGCCACCGCGATGCTGATTCCGAACTTCGTCCACCTTCTGCTCGGCCGGTACGGCGGGCTCGGGTGGCTGCGCGACGAGCCCGACCGTATCCCGGCGGCGGTCGAGGAGTTGTTGCGCTTCGTCCCGCTGCGCACCGGGGCCCTCGCGGCGCGCTGGGCCACCGAGGACGTCGAGGTCGGCGGGATGCTGGTGCGGGCGGGCGAACCCGTCATGGTCTCGGTGGGCGCCGCCAACCGCGATGCGCGGCGTTTTTCCGCTCCCGACGCGCTCGACCCGGGCCGCGAGGGCAATCGGCACATGGCGTTCGGCCACGGGGTGCATCACTGCGTCGGCGCGCCGTTGGCCCGCCTGGAGTTGCAGGAGGCGCTGCGCGCTCTGGCCCTGCGGATGCCGAGCCTGTATCCGGCCGGTGCCGTGGTCTGGAAGAGTCGTTCGCTCGTCCGAGGTCCGCACACCATGCCGGTGGGGTGGTGA
- a CDS encoding cytochrome P450, whose amino-acid sequence MTDNARFGPVPGALPLLGHAVRLGRRPLDFLASLPAYGDLVEIRLGPVPFHVLCDPDLVHQVLVDDRTYDKGGAIFDLVRTVAGNGLATCPHDDHRGQRRLLQPAFHRDRLPGYAKVMSAEVSTMLDGWTANRELDVLVTVNEFAASLATRTLFAAELDDATFEELRLCMHTVMTGMMRRMLLPWSFLNRLPTPANRRFAQARARLRRYVVQLTADYRRAGVDHGDLLSILLAVRNEDGRGLTDAEIHDQVFTFYLGGSETTAPSLAWSLYLLGRNPDIRGRLHDEVDAVLCGRVAEFDDIPKLDLTRRVIMESLRLYPPGWLFTRVTTKDTELAGRRLPAGSVVLYSPHIVQHRADLFPEPERFDPDRWLDDGPRPPRGGFTPFGAGARKCIGEVFALTEATLALASIAARWELDPLPGARERLTPRLSSTPRSLPMSLRERTPDAGRTDPTVSRDTVVHPRRRGIHHT is encoded by the coding sequence ATGACGGACAACGCGAGGTTCGGCCCGGTTCCGGGAGCGCTGCCCCTGCTCGGTCACGCGGTGCGACTCGGCAGGCGACCGCTCGACTTCCTCGCCTCCCTGCCGGCGTACGGCGACCTGGTCGAGATCAGGCTCGGACCCGTGCCGTTCCATGTGCTCTGCGACCCCGATCTGGTGCACCAGGTCCTCGTGGACGACCGGACCTACGACAAGGGCGGGGCGATCTTCGACCTCGTGCGCACCGTGGCCGGCAACGGCCTGGCGACCTGCCCGCACGACGACCACCGCGGGCAACGTCGGCTGCTGCAGCCGGCGTTCCACCGCGACCGGCTTCCCGGCTATGCCAAGGTGATGTCCGCCGAGGTGTCCACGATGCTCGACGGCTGGACGGCGAACCGCGAACTCGACGTGCTGGTCACCGTGAACGAGTTCGCCGCGAGCCTGGCCACCCGCACCCTGTTCGCCGCCGAACTCGACGACGCCACATTCGAGGAGCTGCGGCTGTGCATGCACACCGTCATGACCGGCATGATGCGCCGGATGCTCCTGCCCTGGTCCTTCCTGAACCGGCTGCCGACCCCGGCCAACCGCCGCTTCGCGCAGGCCCGCGCACGGCTCAGGCGCTACGTCGTCCAACTCACTGCGGACTACCGGCGCGCGGGCGTGGACCACGGGGACCTGCTGTCCATCCTGCTGGCCGTCCGCAACGAGGACGGCCGGGGGTTGACCGACGCCGAGATCCACGACCAGGTCTTCACGTTCTACCTCGGCGGCAGTGAGACCACGGCCCCCTCGCTGGCGTGGTCGTTGTACCTGCTGGGCCGCAACCCGGACATCCGCGGGCGACTCCACGACGAGGTCGACGCCGTGCTCTGCGGGCGGGTCGCCGAGTTCGACGACATCCCGAAACTGGACCTGACCCGACGGGTGATCATGGAGTCGCTGCGCCTGTACCCGCCGGGCTGGCTGTTCACCCGGGTGACCACCAAGGACACCGAACTGGCGGGCCGCCGGCTGCCGGCGGGTTCGGTCGTGCTGTACAGCCCGCACATCGTGCAGCACCGCGCCGACCTGTTCCCCGAGCCCGAACGTTTCGACCCGGACCGGTGGCTGGACGACGGCCCCCGACCGCCCCGGGGCGGGTTCACCCCCTTCGGCGCCGGCGCCCGCAAGTGCATCGGGGAGGTCTTCGCGCTGACCGAGGCCACCCTCGCGCTGGCCTCCATCGCGGCCCGCTGGGAACTCGACCCGCTGCCCGGCGCCCGCGAACGGCTCACGCCACGCCTGTCGTCCACACCCCGCTCGCTCCCGATGTCCCTGCGCGAGCGCACGCCGGACGCCGGCCGGACGGATCCCACCGTGTCCCGCGACACCGTCGTCCACCCACGTCGCCGGGGCATCCACCACACCTGA
- a CDS encoding carbamoyltransferase, whose protein sequence is MLTIGLNGNFSPGDSDLVPGLREYMYHDAAAALVRDGVLIAAVEEERLNRIKHTTKFPSNAIRACLETAGVTPADVDAVGYYFPESYLDFMLNGLYVDNPSVPARYSRQLVKDRLSRDLGWELGDDKLFFASHHRAHAMSGLARSGMADALVVVLDGMGEDCSGTIFGAPDGRLETLAKLPMHNSLGLLYMGATRHLGFRFGDEYKVMGLAPYGDPAVHRAVFESMYTLNADGGYDFDRHALSLDYVGGVFLAHGLPPRRSTDPVEQRHKDFAAGLQEMLERIVLHLMGHWSRSARYTALVFSGGVAHNCSLNGAILRSGLFDEMFVHPASHDAGTAEGAALLAQETLAGPVRRGERLRSASVGPGLGGTHTIERQLAAWEGLIEYERPADLVDTTARLLADGAVLGWAQGRSEFGPRALGHRSILADPRPAENRTRINAMIKKRESFRPFAPMVVSEAADTYFELPKTAADYDFMSFVVRVRPEHRRTLGAVTHVDGTARIQVVEPEVNERVHRLVARFGELTGTPVLLNTSMNNDAEPIVQSVEDAVTCLLTTELDGLVVDEFVVRRRPGFLTALDDLVPRLRPVTRLIRTAKATSSGGSVVFHEIVLDYATGPRAAVSPEMFALLERADGVATFAALAAGTSTEPLRTELYALWQRRFFSLTPAPVRSAEPGRSPRRPSGD, encoded by the coding sequence CGGCCGCGGCCCTGGTGCGCGACGGCGTCCTGATCGCGGCGGTCGAGGAGGAGCGCCTCAACCGGATCAAACACACCACCAAGTTCCCGAGCAATGCCATCCGTGCCTGCCTGGAAACGGCGGGCGTGACCCCGGCCGACGTCGACGCGGTCGGCTACTACTTTCCCGAGTCCTACCTGGACTTCATGCTCAACGGGCTCTACGTCGACAATCCCTCGGTGCCCGCCCGCTATTCGCGACAACTCGTCAAGGACCGGCTGAGCCGTGACCTGGGCTGGGAACTCGGCGACGACAAGCTCTTCTTCGCGTCGCACCATCGTGCCCACGCGATGTCCGGCCTCGCCCGCTCCGGCATGGCGGACGCGCTGGTCGTGGTCCTCGACGGCATGGGCGAGGACTGTTCCGGCACGATCTTCGGTGCGCCGGACGGCCGGCTGGAAACCCTGGCCAAGCTGCCGATGCACAACTCGCTCGGCCTGCTCTACATGGGCGCCACCCGACACCTCGGATTCCGCTTCGGTGACGAGTACAAGGTGATGGGCCTGGCGCCGTACGGGGATCCCGCCGTCCACCGCGCGGTGTTCGAGTCGATGTACACGCTGAACGCGGACGGAGGCTACGACTTCGACCGGCACGCGCTGTCCCTGGACTACGTCGGCGGGGTGTTCCTCGCCCACGGACTGCCGCCCCGGCGCTCGACGGATCCGGTGGAGCAGCGACACAAGGACTTCGCCGCCGGACTGCAGGAGATGTTGGAACGCATCGTGCTGCACCTGATGGGGCACTGGAGCCGATCCGCGCGGTACACCGCGTTGGTGTTCAGCGGCGGCGTCGCGCACAACTGCAGCCTCAACGGCGCCATTCTCCGCTCGGGGCTCTTCGACGAGATGTTCGTACACCCCGCCTCCCACGACGCGGGTACGGCGGAGGGCGCGGCGCTGCTGGCGCAGGAGACGTTGGCCGGCCCGGTGCGGCGCGGGGAGCGGTTGCGCAGCGCGAGCGTGGGCCCCGGCCTCGGCGGCACGCATACGATCGAACGGCAACTCGCGGCATGGGAGGGGCTGATCGAGTACGAGCGGCCCGCCGACCTCGTCGACACCACGGCCCGGCTGCTCGCCGACGGCGCCGTGCTCGGCTGGGCGCAGGGCCGCTCCGAGTTCGGCCCGCGCGCGCTGGGCCACCGCAGCATCCTCGCCGATCCCCGGCCGGCGGAGAACCGGACCCGGATCAACGCGATGATCAAGAAGCGGGAGAGCTTCCGACCCTTCGCGCCGATGGTCGTGTCCGAGGCGGCCGACACCTACTTCGAACTGCCGAAGACGGCCGCCGACTACGACTTCATGTCGTTCGTGGTGCGGGTTCGCCCCGAGCATCGGCGAACGCTCGGCGCGGTCACCCACGTCGACGGCACCGCCCGGATCCAGGTCGTCGAGCCGGAGGTGAACGAGCGGGTCCACCGCCTCGTCGCCCGCTTCGGCGAACTCACCGGCACCCCGGTGCTGTTGAACACGTCGATGAACAACGACGCGGAACCCATCGTGCAGAGCGTCGAGGACGCGGTGACCTGTCTGCTGACCACCGAACTCGACGGTCTGGTCGTCGACGAGTTCGTGGTTCGGCGGCGCCCCGGATTCCTGACGGCCCTCGACGACCTCGTCCCGCGTCTTCGCCCGGTCACGAGACTGATCAGGACCGCCAAGGCGACGAGTTCCGGGGGAAGCGTCGTCTTCCACGAGATCGTCCTCGACTACGCCACCGGACCACGGGCCGCGGTCTCGCCGGAGATGTTCGCGCTCCTGGAACGGGCGGACGGTGTCGCCACGTTCGCCGCCCTCGCGGCCGGCACCTCGACCGAACCGCTCAGGACCGAACTGTACGCCCTGTGGCAGCGGCGCTTCTTCTCGCTGACACCGGCGCCCGTGCGCTCGGCAGAGCCCGGTCGGTCCCCCCGACGCCCGTCGGGCGACTGA
- a CDS encoding ferredoxin has protein sequence MPLWRVVVDRDRCMGSGVCVALAASLFVLDDERSRPRAEHVAPDETVLDAADCCPARAVTVTENGRVIGPRD, from the coding sequence GTGCCGCTCTGGCGGGTGGTGGTGGATCGCGACCGCTGCATGGGCTCGGGCGTCTGCGTCGCCCTGGCCGCTTCGCTGTTCGTCCTGGACGACGAACGCTCCCGGCCGCGGGCCGAGCACGTCGCCCCGGACGAGACGGTGCTCGACGCGGCCGACTGCTGCCCGGCGCGGGCCGTCACCGTGACGGAGAACGGACGGGTGATCGGCCCGCGCGACTGA
- a CDS encoding SAM-dependent methyltransferase, which translates to MQNTEYLELVETAGGRENHYARVVDRYYELVTPMCRDVWSDSFHLAWFAEGQRLHEAQRTMQRWLADRGGFTAGDELLDVGCGIGGPAANVAEYTGATVTGVNICGHQVRVARSLHTGDVGRRLTFVEADAMHLPYGPAEFDGVYSIEALCYTPDKSRAYAEVARVVKPGGAFVGADWFCADDLSEADYARWVEPMCRAFAIPRVIPFGAVREHLETAGFEVESVSRYDDHGDVAPNWRLCDDNAASAAGAGAGAGSDSRPESFESLLEASAPALRDACTAGKVIMGCWVARRRG; encoded by the coding sequence ATGCAGAACACCGAATATCTCGAGTTGGTGGAGACGGCCGGCGGCCGGGAGAACCATTACGCGCGCGTCGTCGATCGGTACTACGAACTCGTGACGCCGATGTGCCGTGACGTGTGGTCGGACTCGTTTCACCTCGCGTGGTTCGCCGAGGGGCAACGACTGCACGAGGCGCAGCGCACGATGCAGCGGTGGCTCGCGGACCGGGGCGGGTTCACGGCGGGCGACGAACTCCTCGATGTCGGCTGCGGCATCGGGGGCCCGGCCGCGAACGTGGCCGAGTACACCGGTGCCACGGTGACGGGTGTGAACATCTGCGGCCACCAGGTCCGGGTCGCCCGTTCCCTGCACACCGGCGACGTGGGCAGGCGACTGACCTTCGTCGAGGCGGACGCGATGCACCTCCCCTACGGTCCGGCGGAGTTCGACGGCGTCTACTCGATCGAGGCGCTGTGCTACACGCCCGACAAATCCCGCGCCTACGCGGAGGTGGCCCGGGTCGTCAAGCCGGGCGGCGCGTTCGTGGGCGCGGACTGGTTCTGTGCGGACGACCTCTCGGAGGCGGACTACGCGCGGTGGGTGGAGCCGATGTGTCGGGCGTTCGCCATCCCGCGCGTGATCCCGTTCGGCGCGGTCCGGGAACACCTGGAGACCGCCGGGTTCGAGGTCGAGTCGGTGTCGCGGTACGACGACCACGGCGACGTCGCCCCGAACTGGCGGCTGTGCGACGACAATGCGGCGAGCGCGGCCGGGGCGGGCGCCGGCGCCGGCTCGGACTCTCGGCCGGAGAGCTTCGAATCCCTGCTGGAGGCGTCGGCGCCCGCACTTCGCGACGCATGCACGGCGGGCAAGGTGATCATGGGCTGTTGGGTCGCCCGCAGGCGAGGGTGA